GAAGATAATGTTTTTGTTGGCTGGATGCCTCTAATTACTCCACACCCAAACTGATTAATGTGTCCCACTCCCACTTTCTATCTTATTTTTAAGCAGCAGATGCAGCAGGCTGGCCCTTCATCTCCCAGCTGTTCCTCCACCTCTGACTGCTTCCCCCTCAGCCACCTCAACACAGCTGAATGTGGAAGTGAGACTTCAGCTGAGCCAGAGAAACAAGAAGTGAGAGCAAATAACTCTGAGTATCAGTCAAAGATTGTCCAGGGCAAATCATGAGATAAAGCAATAACACCTACATGATGAGGAGTTAAGTTCAGCAGGAAGTGTTGTCAGTGTTACGGCAGCTCTGGACAAGGTAAGGCATGCAATATTGCTGCACAGAGGATAATAATCAAATGTCCAGCTTATGATAAAATGTTGAGTTTGATGTAATGTTGAAATAAATAGTGGCAGTTAAAGGTTAGAAGAAATTATCAACAATGATTCAACcacttttttttgcaatttagtagtttgtgtttgtgctgcttttatCCATTGCAACTGACTATGCACAAGCAAGAAGGTATTTAATGTAGATTTGGTGCATACGCCAAGGTTAAAATTGGGCTAGATTTGGTTGAAAATTTTTTTAGACATCTAGGTGCCATATAGCCATTATTTCTACATAATTATAATGACTATATTTCAATCTGTAGTGAGTACATATATACTAAAATATAGCCATTGAATTGCTGTTGAAATAATGGCTATATGTGGTCCAGATGTCTAACAACCCAGTTTTAATGTTGGGATTGAATCAGCAACATgacactctgtctgtgtgaccaCCACACTGTCCTGCCACCCTACCCGttctgattttgttgttttctttggtttAGCCTACAGATCTGTCCAGGATGAGGTCCATCGTGAGCTTCTACATATGCTACCTGCTGTGCCTGTGCCTTGGCCTGGcctgcatggtgtgtgtgtgtttgtggaacAGCCGGTGGCGCGGCGGTTTCGCCTGGGACGGCTCGGCCATTCAGTTCAACTGGCACCCTGTCCTGATGGTAACAGGTCTGGTTGTGCTGTACGGCAACGGTGAGTGCCTTTTCAAATTTGGATCATACAGGgtttcatttctgtttctcaCTTCTGTTCTTCTTTGTGACAGTCAGACTGTATTAAGGTAATTACACATTACATGTTTAGTGGACACCTACTGTATAATTTGATGCATCATTTCAGTAGCATAAATGTGAGGTAATGTCCTCAGTTCCACACCTCAGTGATTGCGGTCACAGtttattttctgatgtaaaGTAATATTTGATCAAATTAAAGAAGGTGCTTTTCAGCAAGGAACTGTGATGTATCCCTACCATGGTACATGATGTACTGGACATTATATTGTAATGATGGCTACTGAATGTCTGTGTCTTTTTGGATGCATTCATGTGAACACAGTTATTCAATACATAGTAGGAACTTCACACTTCTGCTaagtaaaatcacattttaagtcAGATTTTGGAGCACTTTGTTTCCTAAATCTGCATATTAGTGTGTGAAACCTATGTGGAAAAAGTAATATTTGGTAATTAACACATCAATTAGCTTAATTCCTCACCTCTTTATATGTTGTAATACATATATCATGGTGACTGGGTGGACATAGGGCAGCCCCTCTGGACATAAAATAGATATATGTCAAAAATTTAGACAGAAGTGGTAATACATGTCAATAGATAAGTGTAATATGTACTGCACACACAACATGTCATAATGTTCCACGTGTGATGAACATTTGTGAGTATTTGACAAAATGTCTGTGTccatcagttttttttcccctcttgaATTATATAtctaatatataaaattattcaAACTTTAAGGATAGAATACCTCCTGACAATACATTATAAATGGGATTCTCACAGACTTAGATAAGTGACCAATGGACACACCATTTAGCATTTTCCACTCACACTATGACATACTGATCACTTGAATGATATTACAGCCTCAGTAACCTCCAttagatttttgttgtttgaagcagtggttcccaacctggcgCTCGGGACCCCCACTGAGGGTTACATAACATTTGTTCATTACATTACAGGGTTGCAAGATTAATCTAACACCGTGTCTACAAAGGAGGCGTAGCGTGAGTAGCACAgtagcagcttcagtgctctgcGTCTATACAAGATGCCTTCAGGCACAGTGTCGAGTGTCGGTCACCCACGTTTTGGCAGCGCTCAGAGcccaaacacacaatcactgtagatACAGGTGTGAGTCAAGCTGTTATGtggcctgtgtagacagctggattgattaaaatagaagaGTATCTGTTCCGTCACACATGCGTGAGAGAGATAACTGAAAAATGCGGCTGAAACGCCTCCTGTACACCGTAAGCGGTCGTGAGAGGATTTCGGAAGTACGAAAAAAGAATATTTTGCTACACAAAACTACGTTTCTTTTTcatgaaatactgtatagtttTACCTCCTAAGGCCTctgaaaattattcaaatgaaacagttTGAGAAAACACTAGTTTAACGTCTATATTGCATGTTTTAAATTCGGTATGCCAGTATATCACACTGTGTTCACACTCACTTTAGAGTTTTATAGTATATGCCAAAGAGGCATATTCACTTCATTTAGATGGTTAGGCGTTGtttatgtttcagttttatttgtcattccAATCATAAAATATACAGGTGAAATTAAATATCGTTTTTTTCAGGACCAGggtataaaatgtgagaaaacatCCAATTTTACTTTTATGGCTGCATCAAAGCCTGAGTGCAGTCAGTGATCTGAGTATGTTCAAACAGTGCATATACCAGAATATACCAGATACCAGATACATATTTGAGTCCAAAATGCAAACTAGtataatcactttttcacatttttcttaaagGAGTAGGCTACTCGAGTGATTTAGTACTGGACTTCAACAAAGCtggaatatacagtagatatctCAACTTTTAGAagacacagaagacattatacaactacAATAACAAAGGGACATATTGATACAtcatttttatacacatttcgCATCTTTTCTGTTGTTGCCTCCTCCCTGCAGGTGCTGTGTTGTACCGTGTCCCCATGACCTGGGGTCAGAATAAACTCCCCTGGAAGCTGCTGCATGCTACACTGATGCTCCTCGCCCTGGTCCTGTCAATCGTGGGGCTTTGTGCTGTGTTTGACTACCACAATGCCAAAAACATTCCCAACCTCTACTCCTTGCACAGCTGGATTGGAATCGCTGCTACAGCTCTTTTTGCCATACAGGTAGATGACTTTACATGCAGAAACAGAATCACTTTATTGGTCAAGTACAATAAGGTGGcgtgattattttctttttttctcattctgaGACATGATTGAGCTTTGGTTAACTGcctttgtgtttactgtatttgtggatgtgtgtatCTGCATTTTTCCAACCAGTGGGTGGTGGGTGCGGCTGGCTTCCTCCTGCCCTGCTCCCCCACATCACTACGTAAACTCCTGAAACCCGTCCACGTTTGGATGGGAGTCAGCATACTGTCGCTCAGCATCGCTGCCTGCATCTCCGGAATCAATGAGAAACTCTTCTTTGTTCTGTGAGTGGcaaattttttgttgttgtttccaactcacaccaaaacagtctagatggataaatagcactacaggtaaaaggaaaaatctgtatttttggttttggggtgaactgtccctttaaaaataaactcataaaatagccctgttaaatgtgtttttccacagcAAAGGAAACGCCGGTGGAGCTCAGCCATATGCTAACCTTCCACCTGAGGCTTTGTTAGGAAACTCGCTAGGAGTTTTGATTGTAGCCTTCGGCTTGGTTGTCCTAAAGATTTTGTCCAACCATAAATGGCAGCGACCAGATTCCAGGCCTGAGGACATGGTTTACACGGTGAGAATATCAGTGCAGTTGATATGCAATAATAGAGATTAGGGGATTTATTTTAATCAAGTATTTCATAACCATCCTTATCTACTCTCTTCCACAGCCATTGCTTcaagaagaaaatgaatgaatgaaggaaaTTTCCATAATGCTCACTACATCAAACCTGTCCATGCAAAATCAGTTCAACCATCACAGATGACAAGTGGCctaaaaagtttaaaagttcTATTTTGAATGTACAAGCAGCTGTCTGATCAGTGTGGGAATGATCTATGTCTGCTGTGGATGTAAATACTTATTTGAAATTTTCCTTTCTTACATTGTATAAGTGCTCCCATGATGCACTGTGGCTTTTACATCATACACTAAAGCAGTAGTTAGGCCAAGGTATTAACGTTTATGGCAATATACTGTAGGATTTACTAACTACAGTGTATTTACTGATGGTGATGCTATAAGGATACTTTTAGCTAGCACACATTTTGTCAATAGCTGGATCAAGTATTAAATTGGCTGTAATGTGGCAACCTTTTCCTGtcactttatttaaatgtcagtttCCAAACAGTCAGTCTTGTGAAGTTTAACAATTCTTATATCCAGAATCATAgtgatacagtatgtctttatcaatttaataaataaattaaaaatggttATATGCATTAAATGTATGCATTATTAGTAAACCTTATTGATAAATATCATGTATTTTGTATTGCCCAGCTGGTGCTTTCTGTTTTCAGGTTTCTGTTCTTTGGATCTTGAGGTACAAGTTGAAGTGCAAGTttcttaatgtattttatcagaTTTGACAGCGTAATTGTTTCAggtgtttttcatttcactccTTTTTTTGATTGGTTCTTCCAGCCTGTCACTCTAGTGTAAAGATGTTGTTTGTAAGATTCAGTTTCCTTATCTTTTTCGACCATATCCCACAGCCTTCTTGAGCGTGTGGAACTTGCTCAGGATCATAACCAGTTCTCGTAAATGTTGCCACATGACCAAAGTTTTACacttaggtcacatgatgacacctgagcaaATCTCAGTTGCTGattacaagatacaagatagatttattaaTCGTTTTACAACAAAGGGTAGTATaatgagtttttgttttgtagttccctttatgttactcaaaaaaatatatacatacagtagatcagtgaataaataataagtcatagaaatgaaaactattttacatggtggagtgctgaggatgaactTATCAGtgtcacagcctgagggaagaagctgctctgtagtctggtggtacgacagcggaTACGTCTGTATCTCTTGCGaaacggcagcagggtgaacagtcTGTGGCTGGGTGGGtgctgtcttttagtatcctttgggccctgtgcaggcacctcacctATACATTAAAGCCATGGGATACAGTTGAAAGCTTGGGGAAAAGATAAGTAAGGGAACCTTGAGTTTTAGAATATTTTACCACAGATATGTGTTCCTAAGGTTAGGGGTGTAGGACCGGGGGCACAAAGGGGACTGAGTATGCAGGGCCCTCATGTGAGGAGGAcccacaaagatactagaatgaatagccaTGGATGCAGGGAGGGACCCATCCAGAATGCctatgtacagggtccagaattttgtgctacatCCCTGCCTAAGGTGAAGAATGAATCTCCAAgctaaaaaatatcaaaatctgtttttatctcaTATTGTGAGTTCAATGCCTGGCATGAAACAAATCTCACACAAATCTGGAAATTGAAATGTTCTTATCCCTCCTGATTCTGTATTCTACACATCGTCCCATATAGAATAAACAGCTGCTGAAAAAtacccttttctttctttacaatggttttaaatttataaatgcactttgattaaaaaaatctaatctgaAGTCCACATAAAAGAATCTGTCAAAATGGCTCTCATCATTTGGAGCAACCTGCTTAAAGCAAGCCTTGTTTAGGACTTCCTGGGAAACCATGGAAACAGCTTTCATCTTCTTCCCGAAACTATAATGAAAGCCAACAATGTGGCTGTCTGAGTAAACTCGCATCTCTCTTTCTGAGTGCTGTGAGGGAGTTCAGcagaaaaatagcaaaacaaTGATACTGCTGATATCATACTCTCAAGACTCTTTGTAATGTTTCCCTCAACTGAGGTGGAATCTGGCTCTGTGGTCAAAACATAACAGGACAGAAGAATAACATAGAAGGTAGCCACAGGTGTGATTAGGCTGATTCTCTTCCAAGACACTTCCTGGTCCACCACAGACAGGCTATCCAGAGTTTGCTGTCACAGTTGACCTTAATAGCAAATCATTGCTGAAGTACTTTGTTTGCCAAAGCCACAAAAGACAGAAGTAGAGAAAACCCCTGGGGGAAGTCTGCAGGGAATGTGTACACCACAGGGCTCAACATAGAATTGTGAGTGAACCCACTGAAACACATCAGGTGTCTCGCTGACAGAAGCATTAGACAGACTCTAGTTTTGTTGGGTTACAGCAGGACACCGCTGAGTGTAGATTCAGAGTCTTGGAAGGCCTTGGAGGAGGTCGGGTACTTGATTGTAACCTTGCAGGACTTGAGGATGACTCATAATGTgcaaatgtctttatttaaagaatagtttgacatttttggaaatccCCTTATTTGCCTTTCTTGtggagagttaaatgagaagattgatagcaCTCGTGTCTTTATATATgtcttagcttaaagactggaaatgggggaaacagctagcctgcttCTGTAAAACATAATGTATATAACGTGACatgggaatgtcagtagttttgctggtatttggtcataaaccaaagtatcggacaaattaaaattttgacctggtgaTTTTGCTAGATGAACAGTCATtgatgtctgtaccaaatttcataacaatccatccaatagttgttcagatatttcagtggTGGACAAACCGACTAGCCTGAGGTTTTACAgagggttatgtgccggactgtTTCTTACCCTGGTGCAGCGGCTTCCAGGAACCTTGTGTCGCCTTGTGTGAGGTTGCCCGGCAACCGGTTTAGACTCCATCTCCTGGCCACGAAATAATGCGGCACTTCCTCTGAGATGtaatgtgttaatcagtgagctttagatgtgctggtaggcaCTTGTTTTTTACCTTTTGACAGTGCCAgtccagctgtttcccccagttcATTCCTATTTCAAGCTGGTTCTAGTCCAGGTGGTCTCCATGTGTCTGAATGCAGGAAAACACTGATAATATGCAAACTCAACACTGAAATGACCCATGCGGGAGATCAAACCTAGCTCGTTGCCATTAAGTGACACTGATAATAATCCTGATTATAATGGTTGTGTAATGTGAATTTTAATGGCAAAGGTATGAAGTGAGTTCATGCAGCACTGATCACGATCCGTCACTGCTTGATGTGCCATCGTTGTCTCAAAAATGAAAGGACTGGCAGTGTGCAAACAGTCTGAGAGTGAAGGAGGAACACATGATCATCAGATGCCTCAAATACCTCGGTGAAAGCTATAAATGGTAAGAAACCTGCCTTCTGAAAGGATTAGTGCTAGGCAAGTCCCACAACAAAGGCAACCAGAGTCCCCTGTCTTTCATGTCTTTCCTTCTCTGAAACGTTCATGAATGATATGACTTCATGACACTTCACACAGGCCGAATGATTCCAGGCAACACTTTGTAACTGTTCTGTAGTCTTGATCTGTATTGTGTTGTTTCAAACAACCACAGCTATACTCACAACACATTTCCTCctgttcacaaaaaaaaaaacccatactCTGCCAAAGCTGCACCGCAGAGTCACTAATGATCTGTCTGGTTTATGTTGTGAGGAAAAAATCTTGGAAGAGAAGATGACCTAACACATAATTTTATACATGAAGTAGCTGAATTTGTTATACTTGGCCAGTGTGCCACGAGGTTTGCCGCATTGttggaagagaaaatgtccTGTCCTGTTTTACACAAGGTGGCAGCAGAGTCGAGTCCAGTGAAGGATTTCAACACTTTACAATACTTGTGCTGCACTCTTGTAATCAGTgttaaatactgtactgtatatcgtGTACAAATTTGTTACCAAAGAGTGCCAAATGGAGAAGAGATCGGCGGGCAAAAATCCTACTACTCATGACAACTCAAAGTTGCGTTCATGTACTTTCGGAAATATAGTTGAGGACAGAAGTATGAGTGGAGAGGGTGGTAAAAATGGTAGAGAAAGTGTGGACTAACACGCAGAGATGTGACATAATGGGGATAGAGAGTATAGAGACAGTGTCAAAAATGTATAGaaaaggtgatttttttttattactgttactaTCTACTAGTGTATTGTGCCATATGTTAAGCAATAAACACTAACAATACTTTTTCATAACACTTTAAAGTATCAGTTAAGTACATGCCTGAGGGACATTTGTTCCTCTACATTTTGAAGTACAGCGCAGCTCTGTGCCTGTTATTTCTAAAATGAGGCAGAAGccaaaagaagaacaaaacataTTCAGGATGTCAGTGTCTTACTGCTAATGAGTTTAGAGGGAGCGATGCAAAATTATAAAGAGGACAAAAGTTCATGCCCCTGCTTCGTTTTCTTTGCATGTACCCACCACTGTAGACTGATGAAACCTAAATGTATAGTACAGTTAATATTGCCAAGCTGTTTTAGGTTAAGAAGGATCATTTCCAAGTCTTTTAAGGATCAGTGTGTTTTGGtatgtacagaaaaaaaaaaataaataaatccaatgAGGAAATTACTGTCcagaataatttatttgatgGATGAAATTATAAAGTAGATTTTTGTAGCCTGATATTTacaaaaaatgagaagaaaaaaaatcctatcTGGGGAAAAACGCtgagaaaagtacaaaaatgatttctgaaaaaaagaagagattaTATCATATTTCTATGAAAGGAAATTAATTTATAGCATATAGCTTGTTTGCTTACAGGAACTTAATTAACAACTATATTTAGCATTCTAATAAGAATAAAAACTGTGGGAATAAACCCTAATTTCTTGATGGACCTTTCCAATTTAAATATTGattgttattttgtttcatttgaggCCTAAATAACTATTTAAACCTGTAGtgttaacagatttttttggccacttgggggcagcagaaacaagcggTGACCTTTATAATTGCAACAttatattttgttcatattttgaGCTCATGGCGAGCtgactatttacacatccagtggATATTGAACAATATTAGCTTTCATTTTGAGTAGCTTTTTTGCCCACCTGATGAATCCAAGTCCCATATTTGTAGCTCTTTTTGGTCTCCAGTCTCTTTAGCATTTTgcgactctttagctgctaaccTTCAGTTTTTCACTAGGCTATTTGTTCACGTGCTAgtttctaactttgtctgtctgccatgctgggcaggtagtggaGGCGACTGTagatttatcagagcttttttgctgaaaagcGGTGATAGCGAACATAAAACACTAAagttgtggggggggggggctgtcaCAGGCAAGTAGCCTACTCATGTGATCCATGGTTAATATAGGCTACAAACTGATTATAGCTCGGCCTTTTAAAAGTATTGCAGCCTACTGTAGTGGGAATGAAGCTAAAGGGACATATTTAGCTTATTTTTTTGAATTTCCTCAAGCAACATTTaatgacccccaaactggattTGTTTATGCATATAATACTGTAGCCTACATAGGCTACTGGAATCACATTCGTAGTATTCATCcagtaaataaatgtttcccCCAGGCCATTTCTCCTATTTTTCATGGTTGTTTAATGTTTTCCGATACTCTTCAAAGGCAGCATTGCCTTCACAAACACTAACTATCAGCGCCGTGTTCACGTCGGATCCGCTGTTTCCACGTCCCGGGCCATCTCCGGTGAGGTCATCGTGAAGGTGGGCGTCAGTGGGCGGGGCCACCGCAACTCCGGTCCAAAGCCTGAGATTTGCTTTAGAGGGAGTGAGAGtttagagaggaggagaagcggCTGACTTTGGGCTGTATACACCAAGCTGCCTTGTGTCTGTTACTGCAGCCTGCAGGAGGGACAGTCCTCAGTGCGAGAAAGAAAGTAAGTTCATCCAGAGCCTGAACACATGCGAAAGTCACCTCCAGCCTTTGTTGTTGAGACTACAGTGTCTATGTGATGGTCAGCAATGATATTTTTGAAGTCCTGTGATATTACTGCAGGGTTTTCTTTGTGTTGGACCTTTAGTGGCTGCATCATGGTCTAAAGTTTTGCTCTGCCTTGCTAAAATCTGTCTTAGTATGTGGGAGTTTTTGAGGACTTGAAGTGAGTAAGTGATGAAATATGAGCTAGAATTATCTGAAcaatcttttattttctgtttttacataatttaaacaTGTCTGTATTGTATAACCTTGTGTATTACATTTGAGCATTACATGCATACAGTAGttaaaacaattagttgatcatCAGAGGATTAATCATCATCTATTTTGATATTGGACTAATTCATTTCCTGGCTGCAGTATTTTCAAGGTGAGAAttggctgcttttctctgttttatatcataaatTGAATAGATTTGGGTTTTCAgttgttggtcaaacaaaataaCCAATTTGAGAATGTCACCTTGGCCTCTCTGAACTTGTTAATgagatgttttcagttttttatggGATTTAATTGACTAAAAGATGAATAGAGTCATCTGAAAACGAATCAATAGATTCAGCGctaatgaaagtaatcattagttgcagcccctgTTACATCATCAGAAAAAAGTTGCACTGATTCTCCTCATATGAATCAgcccttttgtttttcttgcactggtcaaaatgatttaaaaaaaaaaggtgtcaaAGGACATCGTGGAATAGAGAAAATGTCACAGTCCAAACCTTTTTGGTCATTTCAATCTCAGCccttttctctgtgtctgcttgcAGCGAAGTGCTTCAGAAAAGGGCACGAGAGGAGCAGTTCACATTCttataaactgacattttgaccTTTTCAACCAAAGCATAGATCCCCTCCAGCAGCAGGTGGGACTCGTGTCTGACTGCCATGAAGGTGAAAGCAGTTTATATATAAGACACAAAAGCCCTTCTGACCATCCTTACAGTATGGTGACACTGACATTAAGCATTTTTAAAGAGGGGTTCTTCTGTATAGCATTTGTTTGAAAATATCCCAATGAGCATGATTTCTTTAGTCCAAAAACATCTGTCAGTGTTTCTGAAGCAAAAGGCAGCAGAGGTCTCAGATTTCAAGGTCTCTGGTTCAG
This sequence is a window from Siniperca chuatsi isolate FFG_IHB_CAS linkage group LG5, ASM2008510v1, whole genome shotgun sequence. Protein-coding genes within it:
- the LOC122876123 gene encoding lysosomal membrane ascorbate-dependent ferrireductase CYB561A3 isoform X2 encodes the protein MRSIVSFYICYLLCLCLGLACMVCVCLWNSRWRGGFAWDGSAIQFNWHPVLMVTGLVVLYGNGAVLYRVPMTWGQNKLPWKLLHATLMLLALVLSIVGLCAVFDYHNAKNIPNLYSLHSWIGIAATALFAIQWVVGAAGFLLPCSPTSLRKLLKPVHVWMGVSILSLSIAACISGINEKLFFVLKGNAGGAQPYANLPPEALLGNSLGVLIVAFGLVVLKILSNHKWQRPDSRPEDMVYTPLLQEENE
- the LOC122876123 gene encoding lysosomal membrane ascorbate-dependent ferrireductase CYB561A3 isoform X1, giving the protein MQQAGPSSPSCSSTSDCFPLSHLNTAECGSETSAEPEKQEPTDLSRMRSIVSFYICYLLCLCLGLACMVCVCLWNSRWRGGFAWDGSAIQFNWHPVLMVTGLVVLYGNGAVLYRVPMTWGQNKLPWKLLHATLMLLALVLSIVGLCAVFDYHNAKNIPNLYSLHSWIGIAATALFAIQWVVGAAGFLLPCSPTSLRKLLKPVHVWMGVSILSLSIAACISGINEKLFFVLKGNAGGAQPYANLPPEALLGNSLGVLIVAFGLVVLKILSNHKWQRPDSRPEDMVYTPLLQEENE